A portion of the Blastopirellula sediminis genome contains these proteins:
- a CDS encoding NAD(P) transhydrogenase subunit alpha, with product MIIAVVRENFPGEKRVALIPASLVPLRKIDAEIVVETGAGVAAGFPDADYEAAGAKIVPSRADAFAQADVVLQVRSLGSNPVAGRVDLDLVKPGQILIGGCDPLGNPAAIQEMAAKGATQFALELIPRITRAQSMDILSSQATITGYRAVLIAATELHKIFPLMMTAAGTLSPAKVFVIGAGVAGLQAIATAKRLGAVVLGYDVRKEAQEQIESLGAKAVDFQLESGGAQDKGGYAKDLGEEFYKKQREFMANTVRECDVVITTAAIPGKKSPLLVNTAAVNGMRPGSIVVDLAAERGGNVEPSEADVRVDHNGVLILGPTNLPAEVPQHASQMFSGNITKFLLNLVKKGEKELTIDPEKDEIVAGTLVARGGDVVSNRIREMLGMPPIVPPEPNDKIPLEDEPTPPAEGNAS from the coding sequence ATGATTATTGCCGTCGTTCGCGAAAATTTTCCGGGCGAGAAGCGTGTCGCCCTGATCCCCGCGTCCCTTGTCCCGTTGCGCAAAATCGACGCTGAAATCGTCGTCGAGACCGGCGCCGGCGTTGCTGCGGGCTTCCCAGACGCCGATTATGAGGCTGCCGGCGCCAAAATCGTCCCATCTCGGGCTGACGCCTTTGCCCAGGCCGACGTCGTCCTCCAAGTCCGCTCGCTTGGATCCAACCCAGTAGCGGGGAGAGTCGACCTCGACCTGGTCAAACCGGGCCAGATCCTCATCGGCGGCTGCGATCCGCTCGGCAATCCCGCCGCCATCCAGGAAATGGCTGCCAAAGGAGCGACCCAGTTCGCCCTGGAGTTGATCCCCCGGATCACGCGGGCTCAGAGCATGGATATCCTCTCCTCCCAAGCGACCATTACCGGTTACCGCGCCGTTTTGATCGCGGCGACCGAGCTCCACAAGATCTTCCCCCTGATGATGACCGCGGCCGGGACCCTTTCTCCCGCCAAAGTCTTCGTGATCGGCGCCGGCGTTGCTGGCTTGCAAGCAATCGCCACGGCCAAGCGACTGGGGGCCGTCGTCCTCGGTTACGACGTACGGAAAGAAGCCCAAGAACAGATCGAAAGCCTCGGCGCGAAAGCGGTCGACTTTCAACTCGAGTCGGGCGGCGCTCAAGACAAAGGGGGCTATGCCAAAGACCTGGGCGAAGAGTTCTACAAGAAACAACGCGAATTCATGGCCAATACGGTTCGCGAATGCGACGTCGTCATCACGACCGCCGCGATCCCCGGCAAGAAGTCGCCGCTGCTCGTCAACACGGCCGCCGTGAATGGCATGCGTCCCGGTTCGATCGTGGTCGATCTCGCCGCCGAACGAGGCGGCAACGTCGAACCAAGCGAAGCGGACGTGCGAGTGGATCACAACGGCGTACTGATCCTCGGCCCGACCAATCTGCCCGCCGAAGTCCCGCAACACGCGAGCCAGATGTTCTCCGGCAACATCACCAAGTTCCTCCTCAACCTGGTCAAAAAGGGAGAGAAGGAACTGACGATCGATCCGGAAAAAGATGAGATCGTCGCCGGCACGCTGGTCGCTCGCGGTGGCGACGTGGTCAGCAATCGAATTCGCGAGATGCTGGGAATGCCGCCGATCGTTCCGCCGGAGCCCAATGACAAAATCCCGCTGGAAGATGAGCCAACGCCGCCTGCCGAAGGAAACGCATCATGA
- a CDS encoding PP2C family protein-serine/threonine phosphatase: MARPFPSYLRIHRHDSAQPVADKPHFPGLASASEALVEAFGCQLEFQEGAAGKGYAVVDMDGKSTGRLLVKPVLNDPDFAPPREVAKLAGALAEMMSEVKRLQSALERREAELATNIPVSVVESKNHIATKLQAILRGAIENVHASAAAIYMLDDSTSQLKLRAALNLPPDRFLEPARPLAAAVADLEALSGSAVVLEDTALLPHWRCPENFPSACCIPISTASNPIGTLWVFSEEYRDFSEAETQTLEIIAGRIASELELDVVLQDKTESRQLTQQLHAVAAQQDHQLPHIKPLLEGWDLAGWTEQAEQAGGDFHDWSMLDDGALAITVGDVDGRQLEAAMMAGQLATAVKAHSRYAADARTLVNRVNHTFWSTSAGDRFASLSYGVIHPDTGLIEIANSGETCGLLITPDGWEELWEMSFLLGARTDVDPRYVERLLKPGSAITMMSSGVREYLFDEAGPEGIAQFAERLREHLELPADRILTAGRELLAKLDRPTACDRTIFVVKRRPDR, from the coding sequence ATGGCTCGGCCCTTTCCCAGCTACCTTCGTATTCACCGACACGATTCGGCGCAACCGGTCGCCGACAAGCCTCACTTTCCAGGACTCGCTTCCGCTAGTGAAGCATTGGTCGAAGCTTTCGGCTGTCAACTGGAATTCCAAGAAGGCGCCGCCGGAAAGGGATACGCCGTCGTCGACATGGACGGCAAATCGACCGGGCGACTGCTGGTGAAGCCGGTGCTGAATGACCCCGACTTCGCTCCTCCCCGCGAAGTCGCGAAACTTGCCGGCGCCTTGGCCGAGATGATGTCGGAGGTGAAGCGACTGCAATCGGCGCTCGAGCGTCGTGAAGCGGAGCTCGCGACCAATATTCCGGTTTCGGTCGTCGAATCGAAGAACCACATCGCCACGAAGCTCCAGGCCATCCTTCGCGGCGCGATCGAAAACGTCCATGCGTCGGCCGCCGCGATCTACATGCTCGACGATTCGACCAGCCAGTTGAAACTTCGCGCCGCTCTCAACCTTCCGCCTGATCGCTTCCTGGAACCGGCCCGACCGCTGGCCGCAGCAGTTGCCGACCTCGAAGCACTCTCCGGCAGCGCCGTCGTGCTGGAAGATACCGCTCTGTTGCCGCATTGGCGCTGCCCCGAAAACTTCCCCTCGGCCTGCTGCATACCGATTTCGACCGCGTCGAACCCGATCGGCACCCTCTGGGTTTTCTCCGAAGAATACCGGGACTTCTCGGAAGCCGAAACGCAAACGCTGGAGATCATCGCTGGGCGAATCGCGTCGGAACTGGAACTGGACGTCGTCCTGCAAGACAAGACCGAGTCGCGTCAGCTGACGCAACAACTGCATGCGGTCGCCGCTCAACAAGATCACCAACTTCCGCACATCAAACCGCTGCTCGAAGGTTGGGACCTGGCTGGTTGGACCGAACAAGCCGAACAAGCCGGCGGCGACTTCCATGACTGGTCGATGCTCGACGACGGCGCCTTGGCGATCACGGTTGGCGACGTCGATGGACGCCAGTTGGAAGCGGCGATGATGGCCGGGCAATTGGCGACCGCCGTTAAGGCGCACAGCCGCTATGCCGCCGACGCGCGGACCTTGGTCAATCGGGTGAATCACACCTTCTGGTCGACCTCGGCCGGAGATCGTTTCGCTTCGCTCTCGTACGGCGTGATCCATCCCGACACCGGTTTGATCGAGATCGCCAACTCCGGCGAAACGTGCGGCCTGCTGATTACGCCTGACGGTTGGGAAGAATTGTGGGAAATGTCGTTCCTGCTCGGAGCCCGCACCGACGTCGATCCGCGGTATGTCGAACGCCTCCTGAAGCCCGGTTCGGCGATCACAATGATGTCGTCCGGCGTGCGGGAATACCTGTTCGATGAAGCAGGTCCGGAAGGAATCGCCCAATTTGCCGAGCGACTACGGGAGCACCTGGAACTTCCGGCCGATCGAATTCTGACGGCCGGGCGTGAACTTCTCGCCAAGCTCGACCGTCCTACCGCTTGCGACCGGACGATTTTCGTGGTCAAACGCCGTCCAGATCGGTAA
- a CDS encoding DUF1549 domain-containing protein, with the protein MIWLRNLLFIAICCVAVSAVIGGLVVPQRPPQVAEIAHSLGPVERNEIQAVAVRVDEQFHETWTEAGLEPAPAADDLALIRRISLGLTGTVPSLEEIRVFEARPEEERLSWWLSKTFADRRYGDFVAERLRRAYVGVENGPFLIYRGRRFLTWLSDQLMENRPYDQLTRELIAENGLWTDTPAVNFVTATIDQDGTKRPDPVKLAGRVTRAFLATRIDCVQCHNDNLGGDLKQQDFHELASFFREAENSFVGIRDNGKATYEYQYLYSEETTTVPSQVPFNQHLLKDAATERERLANWVTHPENRPFARAIVNRMWAITTGKPLVTPVDSIPLEGSFETGEYPPGLEPLADDFIAHGFDLQRLIRVIVATEAFQRDSQADFEITAEHEDAWAAYPVTRLRPEQIIGAIQQAAALKTLDAESHILTQLVNFGEHNDFLRRYGDAGEDEFAEQGGTIPQRLLMMNGKLVKERTENNIVRNAATHISQLSPNDPTRVEIAYLTVLTRRPSQEESDYFVARLEDPSLGRRQHVEDLIWALLNSSEFAWNH; encoded by the coding sequence GTGATTTGGCTACGAAATCTGCTCTTTATCGCCATCTGCTGCGTCGCAGTCTCGGCCGTGATCGGCGGACTCGTCGTACCACAGCGCCCCCCCCAGGTCGCGGAGATCGCTCATTCGCTCGGCCCAGTTGAGCGAAATGAGATCCAGGCCGTCGCCGTCCGAGTCGACGAACAATTCCACGAAACCTGGACCGAAGCGGGACTTGAGCCGGCTCCGGCCGCCGACGATTTGGCCCTGATTCGCCGGATTTCGCTTGGCCTGACCGGAACGGTTCCGTCGCTGGAAGAGATTCGCGTCTTTGAAGCTCGCCCCGAAGAGGAACGGCTCTCGTGGTGGCTTTCCAAGACGTTCGCCGATCGACGATATGGCGATTTTGTCGCCGAGCGACTCCGTCGCGCTTACGTTGGCGTCGAGAACGGTCCGTTTCTCATCTATCGCGGTCGCCGGTTTCTGACCTGGCTCAGCGATCAGTTAATGGAGAATCGCCCCTACGATCAGTTGACCCGCGAGCTGATCGCCGAGAACGGTCTCTGGACCGATACCCCGGCGGTCAACTTCGTCACGGCCACCATTGATCAGGATGGAACCAAGCGTCCCGATCCGGTCAAACTGGCCGGTCGGGTAACGCGGGCCTTTCTGGCGACTCGCATCGACTGCGTGCAGTGCCACAACGACAACCTGGGGGGAGACCTGAAGCAGCAGGACTTCCACGAGTTGGCGTCGTTCTTCCGTGAGGCCGAAAACTCCTTCGTCGGCATCCGCGACAATGGGAAAGCAACCTACGAATATCAGTATCTCTACTCGGAAGAGACGACGACCGTTCCATCGCAGGTCCCCTTCAATCAACATCTGCTGAAGGACGCGGCGACCGAGCGAGAACGCCTCGCCAATTGGGTGACCCATCCCGAGAACCGCCCCTTCGCCCGCGCGATCGTCAATCGGATGTGGGCGATCACCACCGGCAAACCGCTTGTTACGCCGGTCGACAGCATTCCGCTGGAAGGCTCGTTTGAAACGGGCGAGTATCCGCCGGGACTCGAACCGCTGGCTGACGACTTTATCGCTCATGGGTTCGACCTGCAGCGACTGATCCGCGTGATCGTCGCAACCGAGGCGTTCCAGCGCGATAGCCAAGCCGACTTCGAGATCACCGCCGAGCATGAAGACGCCTGGGCCGCTTATCCGGTCACGCGGTTGCGTCCCGAACAAATCATCGGCGCGATCCAACAAGCGGCGGCCCTGAAGACGCTCGACGCCGAAAGCCACATCCTGACGCAGTTGGTCAACTTCGGCGAACACAACGATTTTTTAAGGCGATACGGCGACGCCGGCGAAGATGAGTTCGCCGAACAAGGGGGAACCATTCCGCAGCGGCTGCTGATGATGAACGGCAAGCTGGTCAAGGAACGAACCGAGAACAATATCGTCCGCAACGCGGCGACGCACATTTCGCAGCTTTCGCCGAACGATCCGACACGCGTGGAGATCGCCTATTTGACCGTGCTGACGCGCCGTCCCAGCCAGGAAGAGTCGGACTATTTCGTCGCTCGCCTGGAAGACCCGTCGCTTGGTCGCCGTCAGCATGTCGAAGATTTGATTTGGGCGCTGCTCAACTCGTCCGAATTCGCCTGGAATCACTAA
- a CDS encoding NAD(P) transhydrogenase subunit alpha, with translation MRWLLLMLLILGNGSLAIGQESEAPKAEEKPAAAEPAEKEPAAEKPPAEETPKAAEATPEEPETETTPSPVDGEPQPLTKTYTRYDALAASLTIFILAIFIGFELITKVPPTLHTPLMSGSNAISGISIVGALIAASADNAPLAAIIGLVAVILATINVVGGYLVTHRMLEMFKPKR, from the coding sequence ATGAGATGGCTGTTACTAATGCTGCTGATCTTGGGCAACGGGTCTCTGGCGATCGGCCAAGAGAGCGAAGCCCCCAAAGCCGAAGAAAAGCCGGCCGCCGCGGAACCTGCGGAGAAAGAACCGGCTGCGGAAAAGCCACCGGCAGAGGAAACGCCCAAGGCCGCTGAAGCGACGCCAGAGGAGCCCGAAACTGAAACGACTCCATCGCCGGTCGATGGCGAGCCGCAGCCGCTGACGAAGACGTACACGCGGTACGACGCATTGGCCGCGAGTCTCACGATTTTCATCCTGGCGATCTTTATCGGCTTCGAGTTGATCACGAAGGTTCCGCCGACGCTGCACACGCCGCTGATGTCGGGCTCCAACGCGATCAGCGGAATTTCGATCGTCGGCGCGCTGATCGCAGCCAGCGCCGACAACGCACCACTGGCCGCAATCATCGGCCTGGTCGCCGTCATCCTGGCGACGATCAACGTGGTTGGCGGCTACCTGGTGACGCACCGCATGTTGGAAATGTTCAAACCGAAACGATAA
- a CDS encoding DUF1501 domain-containing protein translates to MPTKHSHHAGCGGADHFSRRTLLKAAGGLPWLTPLAAQLAAAAEADKSGAPAKSVIVLWMQGGPSQLETFDPHPGTMIGGDTKRISTSSSGVEISDLMPSTAEIMNRVALLRGVTSKEGDHERATYNMKTGYRPDPTLIHPSIGAVMCHELSSAGVEIPRHVSIFPNQWPGHGGFLGNKYDAFKTYDPLGDLPDLPRRVGDERFAQRRKDLDILERTFTRNRRSDLEKNRTLHLATIDKAITMMDSEQIKAFNIEDASQSLRDDFGDTPFGRGCLCAVQLIETGVRCVEVTLGGWDTHANNHQLQSNRIAELDPAFSALIRLLEERDLLKSTVVLCGGEFGRTPKINPAAGRDHWPHGFSVALAGGGIRGGALLGETDPEGEKVTADLTDAVGIADIHATIYQSLGINFHHMYDTPIGRPMAISDGKPIASILA, encoded by the coding sequence ATGCCAACGAAACATAGCCACCACGCCGGTTGCGGCGGAGCTGATCACTTTTCGCGGCGCACCCTGCTCAAAGCGGCCGGCGGATTGCCTTGGCTAACTCCGTTGGCAGCGCAGCTTGCCGCGGCGGCCGAAGCGGATAAAAGCGGCGCCCCGGCCAAGTCGGTGATCGTCCTGTGGATGCAAGGAGGTCCAAGCCAGCTGGAAACGTTTGATCCTCATCCTGGCACGATGATCGGCGGCGACACGAAACGGATCTCGACCTCCTCCTCCGGCGTTGAAATCTCCGACCTGATGCCGAGCACCGCCGAGATCATGAACCGCGTCGCACTCCTTCGCGGCGTCACCAGCAAAGAAGGGGATCACGAGCGGGCCACCTACAACATGAAGACCGGCTATCGTCCCGACCCGACGCTCATCCATCCGTCGATCGGCGCGGTGATGTGCCATGAGCTATCGAGCGCGGGAGTTGAAATCCCGCGTCACGTTTCGATCTTCCCCAATCAATGGCCTGGGCACGGCGGATTTCTGGGGAACAAATACGACGCGTTCAAAACGTACGATCCGCTTGGCGATCTCCCTGACCTGCCGCGACGCGTCGGGGACGAACGTTTCGCCCAACGACGCAAGGACCTCGATATTCTCGAGCGGACCTTTACCCGCAATCGCCGCTCCGACCTGGAGAAGAACCGGACGCTCCACCTGGCGACGATCGACAAAGCGATCACGATGATGGACTCGGAGCAGATCAAAGCGTTCAACATCGAAGACGCATCGCAGTCGTTGCGCGATGACTTCGGCGATACGCCGTTCGGCAGAGGTTGCTTGTGCGCCGTCCAGTTAATCGAAACCGGCGTCCGCTGCGTTGAAGTCACCCTAGGCGGCTGGGATACCCATGCGAATAACCACCAGTTGCAAAGCAATCGAATCGCCGAATTGGACCCGGCTTTCTCGGCCTTGATTCGCCTGCTGGAAGAACGCGACCTGTTGAAGAGTACGGTCGTCCTGTGCGGAGGCGAATTTGGCCGCACGCCTAAGATCAATCCGGCCGCCGGACGGGATCATTGGCCGCATGGCTTTAGCGTCGCTTTGGCCGGCGGCGGAATTCGTGGCGGCGCATTGCTAGGCGAGACCGATCCCGAGGGTGAAAAAGTGACCGCCGATCTTACCGACGCCGTCGGTATCGCCGACATCCACGCGACGATCTACCAGTCGCTGGGGATCAACTTCCACCACATGTACGACACGCCGATCGGCCGCCCAATGGCGATCAGCGACGGAAAGCCGATCGCTTCGATCTTGGCGTAG
- the rplM gene encoding 50S ribosomal protein L13: MSTTTFVAKPGQIEQQWWLVDAEDQIVGRLASDLAMILMGKHRPTYTPHVDTGDFVVVVNAEKVKFTGSKWDKKEYNWYTGYPGLRVETAGKRLERHPEWILRDAVRRMLPKNKLAVKMLDKLKIFVGPEHTHQAQQPQPLTGLGQVKQKKRK; this comes from the coding sequence ATGTCGACTACAACTTTCGTGGCGAAGCCCGGTCAAATCGAACAGCAATGGTGGCTGGTCGACGCGGAAGATCAGATCGTCGGTCGCTTGGCGAGCGATTTGGCCATGATTTTGATGGGGAAACATCGCCCCACCTATACTCCCCATGTCGACACTGGCGATTTTGTCGTCGTCGTGAACGCCGAAAAGGTGAAGTTCACCGGCAGCAAGTGGGACAAGAAAGAATACAACTGGTACACCGGTTACCCCGGACTGCGGGTCGAAACGGCCGGCAAGCGTCTGGAACGTCATCCGGAGTGGATCCTGCGTGACGCGGTCCGTCGGATGCTGCCGAAGAACAAGCTGGCGGTCAAAATGCTCGACAAGCTGAAGATCTTCGTCGGTCCGGAGCACACCCATCAGGCTCAGCAGCCGCAGCCGCTGACCGGTCTGGGTCAAGTCAAACAAAAGAAGCGCAAGTAA
- a CDS encoding NAD(P)(+) transhydrogenase (Re/Si-specific) subunit beta, translating into MRDALINLAYVVSAILFIFGLKYMSHPRTAVKGNLISAGAMLLAVVLTLTAIGMVGTYVIAGLVIGGIIGVVLAVKVQMTEMPQLVALFNGFGGAATVFVAGAELLKPDTSTAPDVMLAAALSGLIGAVTFWGSLVAYGKLQELKMFKKPINIPSGAVVNGVMVMILLLLTIFMAGSNWSVLPYILIVIIASILGFTLVVPIGGADMPVVIALLNSYSGLAAAATGFVIDNNVLIISGSLVGASGIILTQIMCKAMNRSLTNVVFGGLQSAAAASGPAADEVYANVRSTSADDIAMILDAAQRVVVVPGYGLAVAQAQHAVRDMATVLEDRGINVEYAIHPVAGRMPGHMNVLLAEADIPYEKLREMDDINPTMGQVDVAIVLGANDVVNPVANTDPNSPIAGMPIINVDKARTVIVIKRSLSPGFAGIPNPLFAADNTLMFFADGKEAILDIITAIKENA; encoded by the coding sequence GTGAGAGACGCCTTAATCAATCTGGCCTATGTCGTTTCGGCGATCCTATTCATCTTCGGCCTGAAATACATGTCCCATCCGCGCACCGCGGTAAAGGGGAACCTGATCAGCGCCGGCGCAATGCTCTTGGCGGTGGTGCTGACGCTCACCGCGATCGGCATGGTCGGCACGTATGTGATTGCCGGCCTGGTGATCGGCGGCATCATCGGCGTGGTATTGGCCGTCAAGGTGCAGATGACCGAGATGCCGCAGTTGGTTGCGTTGTTCAACGGCTTCGGCGGCGCGGCGACCGTTTTTGTCGCCGGGGCTGAATTGCTCAAACCTGATACCTCGACAGCCCCGGACGTGATGCTGGCCGCAGCTCTTTCCGGCTTGATCGGCGCGGTCACGTTCTGGGGTTCGCTGGTCGCCTATGGCAAGCTGCAAGAACTGAAGATGTTCAAAAAGCCGATCAACATCCCCTCGGGCGCGGTCGTGAACGGCGTCATGGTGATGATCTTGCTGCTGCTGACCATCTTCATGGCGGGATCCAACTGGAGCGTCTTGCCGTACATCTTGATCGTGATCATCGCGTCGATCCTGGGCTTTACGCTCGTTGTGCCGATCGGCGGCGCCGACATGCCGGTGGTGATCGCGCTGCTCAACTCTTATTCGGGACTCGCGGCGGCGGCAACCGGATTTGTGATCGACAACAACGTGCTGATTATCTCCGGTTCGCTGGTCGGCGCCTCCGGCATCATCCTGACGCAGATCATGTGTAAAGCGATGAACCGCTCGCTGACGAACGTCGTCTTCGGCGGCTTGCAATCGGCCGCGGCGGCGTCCGGCCCTGCGGCGGATGAAGTCTACGCCAACGTCCGCTCGACTTCGGCCGACGACATAGCGATGATTCTCGACGCAGCGCAGCGCGTCGTCGTCGTTCCGGGATATGGCCTGGCGGTCGCCCAGGCCCAACATGCCGTTCGCGACATGGCGACAGTCCTCGAAGACCGAGGAATCAACGTCGAATATGCGATTCACCCGGTCGCCGGTCGCATGCCGGGGCACATGAACGTCCTGCTGGCCGAAGCGGACATCCCCTACGAAAAGCTGCGCGAGATGGATGACATCAATCCGACGATGGGCCAGGTCGACGTCGCGATCGTGCTCGGCGCCAATGACGTGGTCAATCCGGTCGCCAACACCGATCCCAACAGTCCGATCGCCGGCATGCCGATTATCAACGTCGACAAGGCGCGGACCGTGATCGTGATTAAACGGAGTCTCAGCCCCGGTTTCGCAGGCATTCCGAATCCGCTGTTCGCCGCCGACAACACCTTGATGTTCTTCGCCGACGGCAAAGAGGCGATTCTCGACATCATCACGGCAATCAAAGAAAACGCCTAA
- the rpsI gene encoding 30S ribosomal protein S9: MSTDETNVETPAAEAPVEAAPAPVKKAKSSDGVILGTGRRKTSVARVRIKSGSGKISINGRSLEDFFPNIQDQAAFMGPLVDTGYAEKLDVRVLVNGGGTSGQAGACRMGLGRALAALDDAAFPALRENGHLTRDSRMKERKKYGLRGARRGTQFSKR; this comes from the coding sequence ATGTCGACCGACGAAACGAATGTCGAAACCCCCGCCGCCGAAGCTCCCGTTGAAGCCGCTCCGGCTCCGGTGAAGAAGGCGAAATCGTCTGACGGCGTCATCTTGGGCACCGGCCGCCGCAAGACGAGCGTCGCTCGCGTCCGCATCAAGAGCGGCAGCGGCAAGATCAGCATCAATGGCCGCTCGCTGGAAGACTTCTTCCCGAACATCCAAGACCAGGCCGCCTTCATGGGCCCGCTGGTTGATACCGGCTATGCCGAAAAGCTCGACGTCCGCGTTCTGGTCAACGGCGGCGGCACCTCGGGCCAAGCTGGCGCTTGCCGCATGGGTCTCGGTCGTGCTCTGGCCGCGCTGGACGATGCCGCCTTCCCGGCGCTGCGTGAAAACGGTCACCTGACCCGCGACTCCCGCATGAAGGAACGCAAGAAGTACGGTCTGCGTGGCGCCCGCCGCGGAACGCAGTTCTCGAAGCGTTAA
- a CDS encoding DUF4013 domain-containing protein gives MATISEPIEAVGHDDDLVASLPAVAEKAMAAAPPIRGWIRFCFDGVCSGVEWVFGLVSMIVLLAILATIPIANMLSLGYLLEVSGRIARTGKFTEGFIGIRKAARIGSIALGTWLLFWPLRFLADLRDSANLIEPGGLVPQRMTMVLIALSLAVSFHIAWAWFRGGKFRHFLWPAPIKLWRRVRAGGMFAEARDNCLEFLGSLRLGYYFSLGVRGFLTTLVWLILPVGWMIAARGIQNPPVAFLVSLPGMLAFCFVLLYLPFMQAHFAAENRWRAMFEWREVRKQFKNAPLAFWSALLITLLFALPLYLLKIELIDREIAWLPSLFFVALMLPARLLSGWALGRARRRGTPRNFFFRWIARLGEVPVVVIYVFFMYLALYVSWSGAYSLLEQHAFLVPAPFVGG, from the coding sequence ATGGCGACGATATCCGAGCCGATCGAAGCGGTCGGTCACGACGATGATCTGGTAGCGAGCCTGCCGGCGGTCGCCGAAAAAGCGATGGCTGCGGCGCCGCCGATTCGTGGTTGGATCCGCTTTTGCTTCGATGGGGTTTGCAGCGGCGTCGAGTGGGTTTTCGGCCTGGTTTCGATGATCGTCCTGCTGGCGATCCTGGCGACCATTCCGATCGCCAACATGCTGAGCCTTGGCTATTTGCTGGAAGTAAGTGGGCGAATTGCGCGGACCGGCAAGTTCACCGAAGGATTTATCGGGATTCGCAAAGCGGCCCGGATTGGTTCGATCGCACTGGGAACTTGGCTGCTGTTCTGGCCGCTGCGCTTCTTGGCCGACCTGCGGGACAGCGCCAACTTGATCGAACCAGGGGGGCTCGTTCCCCAGCGGATGACGATGGTTCTGATCGCGCTATCGCTGGCGGTCAGCTTCCATATTGCATGGGCCTGGTTCCGCGGCGGGAAGTTTCGTCACTTTCTTTGGCCGGCGCCGATAAAGCTTTGGCGACGCGTGCGAGCTGGGGGAATGTTTGCAGAAGCGCGCGACAATTGTCTGGAATTTCTCGGTTCGCTGCGACTTGGTTACTACTTTTCGCTCGGCGTGCGTGGGTTTCTAACGACGCTGGTATGGTTGATCTTGCCGGTTGGCTGGATGATCGCCGCACGTGGGATTCAGAATCCGCCGGTTGCGTTTTTGGTCAGCTTGCCAGGGATGTTGGCCTTTTGCTTCGTGCTGCTTTACTTGCCGTTCATGCAGGCCCACTTCGCCGCCGAGAATCGTTGGCGGGCGATGTTCGAGTGGCGCGAGGTCCGTAAGCAGTTCAAGAATGCTCCGCTCGCCTTCTGGTCGGCGCTGTTGATCACGCTCCTTTTCGCACTCCCCCTTTATCTGCTGAAGATCGAATTGATCGACCGGGAAATCGCCTGGCTGCCGAGTTTGTTCTTTGTGGCGCTGATGTTGCCGGCGCGACTGCTAAGTGGATGGGCGCTCGGAAGAGCGCGACGCCGGGGAACGCCGCGTAACTTTTTCTTTCGCTGGATCGCCCGGTTGGGTGAGGTTCCGGTGGTGGTGATCTACGTTTTCTTCATGTATTTGGCGCTCTACGTCTCGTGGAGCGGCGCCTACAGCTTGCTGGAACAACATGCGTTTCTGGTTCCGGCTCCATTCGTCGGCGGCTAG